AACCTCTAAATAGCTCAATCAATAGCTGAAGCAGAATCTATAAAAACACTCTAGTAAATCAAACGACTTTGGCTAAAGCAGAATCTATAACAAATACGAAGTAGTGAGAGAGGTTAGAAAGAGATAGGGttatcaaaattgaaaatttcagaTACCAATATCACTGGGATGATAAAATAATACTTACCAAGAGATTGAGCTTTGAGAAATTCGAAGATTCAAGTTACGATTGGGTGATGATGtctgatgaaaaagaagaagaagaagctccagagagaaagaggaagaagaaggttgatgCCACGTGACAAGCATGTGTAGGGTTTAGATAGATTTGGGCTTTATTTAAAAGcccaaataattaaaatgaagaccaaatatgtaaagattaattaaaaaaggcTATCctaaaatcatttttgtttcaaCTTCACtaccttatcttcttcttcgtcttcctttgAACACATTCGAAAACAGCAACACGGCGATGGCGTCGCTAATACTCGGAGCTCCTCCGCGAGTCACCGTCGCATTAACCTCTTCACGGTTATCATCTTCTCACTCAGAAACCGCCggtgtctctctctcttgcttcaCTCAGCAATTCTCTCTCTCCGCTTCTTCATCCAGCTCAATTCCACTCGGTAATCTCTCTTTAACTCTCCCTCCCAAATGTATCAATCTCTCTCTTACCTCTCATATATCGTTGATGGAGTGGTTTTTCTCCAGTGTACTGTGGAAGAGGTGACCGCAAAACAGCTAAAGGAAAGCGCTTTAACCACTCTTTTGGGAATGTAAGTAATCAAATCTCTcttctaaatttcttaattttactttgcgaatttcgaaaattttgggttttgattttttgggttttatgatGTGAATAGGCGAGGCCACGAAACAAGAACAAAGGAAGAGGACCAGAGAGAGTACCGGTTCCTCCAGCACCGCCGAGGAAAGATAAGTTTGAGAACGATGAGAAGATCAAAATCGATATTGACGAGTCTCTCTTCTCTAATTAGAAGAAATTTGAGATTCTCTTCACttgtttttctctctcactgtaattttaatttgagtttttaGTTCTGATGCTGCGactctcttttgttgttaaaaCATCTCTCTTTCTATGAAAGCTTGCTTTTTTCTCtgaatcagttttttttcttctgatttgagTCTTTTACAAAGGGAAAGAAAAGCAAATATGAACAcctaaaaagcaaaagaaaaacaagaagcgTTGTTGTATCTGTTTTGAAAGTATCAAGAGTTTGTGATGTTCCTGTAGACTGTGCAATGAGTGTAGATGAGAGACTGTACATGACGCTTCCTTGAAAAAACTAGAAGCCTTGTATCTGCTTAGAAAGTAGGAGAATTTGTGATGTTTCTGTAGAACTGTGCATTGAGTGGAGATGAGACTATACACATGACGCTTCCTTGAAAAACTAGAAGCCTTGTATCTGTTTAGACAGTATGAGAATTTGTGATGTTTCTGCAGACTGTGCAGTGAGTAGAGATTAGATTGTACATGACGcttccttcttcaatctttatcTTCCTTGTGACTTTGTTCCATAGATGAATCATGTAACTCCCTTTGCTCATGTCCTTTACCGTCTTCTCTACCCATTCTGCTTCTCTTGTGGTTGCAGGTTTCTTGAAAACCTTTGGGATTTTGATCCAGTTTACTGGATAGAATGCATCCGGGGGCAAGATTGTGACGTTGTATCCAGGTTTGTTTCCTACTCTCGTGATAACTCTAGAGACAAGGTAAGGGCTGTTGTGTCCCCATATGTTTCCGTCGAAAGATGTGGAGTACTCGTGTAGGAATTCTCTCATAACCGGATGGTAGATGTCAAAGACCATCACTGCATTGTTTAGTCTTGACCATGTCTTGGTTTTGGGATCTATACTCTGTGCTCCAATGGCGTTTCTTAGTCTTGATATATCGTCAAGGAAGATGATGTCTGTGTCAAGATAGACTCCTCCATATTTGTAGAGCACCGCGAGTCTTGTCAGGTCAGAGAGATTCATGAACAAGGGGACAGAATCAGGATCCATGCGGCCACTCTTTAGTCTTTTCAGCCAAGCTTCAGCAGGAGTGTTCTTAACGAGGAACGGGATATCAAAGGTTACAGCAATGAGGTTGAAACCTCGATCAATCAATGGTTTAAGGATGGTGTCTCCTCTGCAGGAGTCTAAGGAGTTGGACAAAATCGCCAAGCAGGCACCAGGATTGGTGGTGAAGAGAGTGTCAACAGCTAACATCTCCCTAGGTCCAAAGGATTTTGCAGGAGAAAGCCAAACCATAAAGAACTGAGCAGagcagttgttgttgttgtacagCTCAAAGAGTCTAGAATGGAATCGCTTGCTCTTGCTAGTCGATTTCAGTATCTCCATATCAGGTAGCTTTCTTCTAAACCAGTCAATTCTCTCAATCTTGCTAGCTTTACGAGGAGGTACCAAAGGATCTAACTCTTCTGTTTCGTTACGGTCCGAGCAGTCCACAACTTTGACAATACTACTAGTAGTACTCTTGGTCATGTTCACGGCGTTATTGGTTCTGGAGAGAGGCATG
The Camelina sativa cultivar DH55 chromosome 6, Cs, whole genome shotgun sequence genome window above contains:
- the LOC104792612 gene encoding 30S ribosomal protein S31, chloroplastic, which codes for MASLILGAPPRVTVALTSSRLSSSHSETAGVSLSCFTQQFSLSASSSSSIPLVYCGRGDRKTAKGKRFNHSFGNARPRNKNKGRGPERVPVPPAPPRKDKFENDEKIKIDIDESLFSN
- the LOC104792610 gene encoding uncharacterized protein LOC104792610 is translated as MQARKPLFAIYAISVLALYLLFIESPKSVVPDNNSPFKRNLPLSRTDDPVAMSTRIVKVVDSDHTEKKDFDPLVNPSEAAKFVNIDWFTRNVPLSRTTNPMTMRSTSIVKVFDSDPNDKEELDPLVTPRKDGKVERIIDWFRRNVLPSRTNDHDPVTMSSSSIVKVFDSDPNDKEELDPLVPLPKAGKIESIDWFRRNMPLSRTNDHDPVTMSSSSIVKAVDCSDCNETEEFDPLVPLPKAGKIESIDWFTRNMPLSRTNDHDPETMSSTSIVKAMDSSDCNETDELDPLVPLPKPGKIESIDLFSRNMPLSRTNNAVNMTKSTTSSIVKVVDCSDRNETEELDPLVPPRKASKIERIDWFRRKLPDMEILKSTSKSKRFHSRLFELYNNNNCSAQFFMVWLSPAKSFGPREMLAVDTLFTTNPGACLAILSNSLDSCRGDTILKPLIDRGFNLIAVTFDIPFLVKNTPAEAWLKRLKSGRMDPDSVPLFMNLSDLTRLAVLYKYGGVYLDTDIIFLDDISRLRNAIGAQSIDPKTKTWSRLNNAVMVFDIYHPVMREFLHEYSTSFDGNIWGHNSPYLVSRVITRVGNKPGYNVTILPPDAFYPVNWIKIPKVFKKPATTREAEWVEKTVKDMSKGSYMIHLWNKVTRKIKIEEGSVMYNLISTHCTVCRNITNSHTV